The region TCGGTCAGAGTCGAGGAGGATCTGGACCTGAACCACCTGGTGTCGGTGAAATCTCGGTACCGAgctaaagagagaaagaaccgGTGCAAGAACCCAGAACTGGCCCGTAAACAGGAGTGCCGGGGCTGGGACCTCCTCTGATccatcagacttttattcagcattcagtctcTGACTGCTGAATGTTTCAATCTTTTGTAAAACTTTTAAATTCTTCAGCTCTCTGAGTTTTTGTTCACTTCTCTGCTACGAATGTTTCTCATTTAGGCCTCAGGAGTGAAAATGTATAAATTTCCTCATATGTTTCAGTATTTAtctgatattattatttttatttgaactcAATGAAGTAAGAAAGAAGGACTCTAAAGAGTCTTAAGTCATTCAGTCACTGACTGTTGGAGTCTAAAGACTATTCAGATTTGATTCACTTCTATTTATAGCTGCACTTTGttcttttaaatgtttcaaTCTTTTGTAAAACGTTTTAAATTCTTCAACTTTCGGAGTTTTTCTTCACTTCTCTGCTACTCAGGGACGAATGTCTCTAATTTAGGCTTCAGGAGTGAAAATGTGTcaacttcttcatatttttcCGTATTTatctgatattattattattattatttgaaaacaATGAGATAAGAAAGTAGGAATACAAATAAGGAAATGTTAAATCTGTTGTTTTATGgtgtaaaattatatttattatgtctGACACGTGAATAaagtttatatttgtatattgtatgtACACACAGTGAAAATATGAATAGAAACAAAGTGAGCTCCTTTAAAAGATTTATAAAATTTTAATATACATTGTATTCTCATCCACACACACGGGTCATAAAAGAGCAGATAAAGAGAGTTGGAGGTGTGACAGTGTCTTCGTCCGCCATCTCCGTCCTCAGCGGTCGTTTCTTTAGTTTTGGTGTTGAAGCTAAAACAGATGAAACTTTTGTTGCTGAGAGTAAAACCAGCCGACTTAACTTAAAATGTGAAACTGGTAGTTTTTGTTTCAGCGCTGCTCATTTTTAATTCAAACTAAATACAAGAATTAGCTGTAAATATCAGACCGACTTTAGACAGGCGCGTCTTTAAATCCCTCTAAAAACTGATTTGTATTAATGTCCTTTCAGAGTTTGTGGTCTGAATTCACTTTTATCTGTTTcttaaatattcagtttacaacgATATAAGATAAGGCATTATAAATTCTCACATTTAAGGAGCTATAACGAGGGAATGGTCGACACTTCAAATGCttcaaaaaatgactgaaacaataAAATTATCATTTTGATAAACACATTGAGTTTGTTGCAgacctttttgttttaattgtcagaaaatatagaataatatttTCAGCTGAGTGACATTTTAAAgctgctttcagtccaaaacctgaaaatatttaatttactacAACAAACTAAGAAGAGATTCAAAATATTGTGactttgcttgaaaaatgaagaTTAAGAGATTATCCAATTTGTTGctgtttaattttctgtcgatcgacttTTCGATGAGAAATTATTGATTGGAAACACTTTGACAGACTTTTGTTATTtctggtttgtttacaaaatGATTCCAAAACATTAATGCCGATAAAGAATACAAAATTAAttattcataataattttttaGTTAGTCTGGAAACAGAATATTTAATGACTCCTGAAATTGTTGGTTCCTTGAATGAAACCTttgaaaaatatgtataaaagtGTTAAGATTTTATTTAACTAACTATCTTTAAAAGTTTTATTTAAGTTTGACAGATTCAATTTAGACTGTAGCAGCAACTAGTGattatttcattattgattcatctgcTGATATTAACTGGATAAATCACTGGTTTGTACGGTATATGAAATGACGACGTTAAAATCAAACATGCATTATGATCCAAACCAGATGCTGAATGGAAATATACATATGTgactaaattaaaataattaaaaaacaaattcagaTTTCAATTCCCATGTTGTTAAAAGCATTATtgctgccaaaatcaaaattaaattaatattaaattgaAAAATCATTTTCCAGTCTACTCCTAAACATAACActgccttaaagggactatttgtaactttcagaattgcttgtcaacagcgacacctgtggccgttaagtcaacgaaagtcagcgggtgattcgtgcttgtgctcgctctacagacatgaacgagcatcgctcaaaacagtgaggcgacacacgtcagctaaaaccacaatatcactctatatttcacctgcttggcagtaatgttagctgaccagacgaaggtctctccatgaatcactgctgatcctagtgttggcttttcctgcttcagcctcccgaccacggccggaggaaacaggggagacacgagataacgtttctcgctgcggagccccgtcacttcacaagacacggagaacctctgttggtctggaggagctgcagcatttatttctgcacaaacgtccgctgTACATTcattagatattctcagagctaaactaacttttctgcagtgtgtagtgtggagcgcatgcacgtgaggttgAGCAGGCTGAGTGAAAGCAAGCAGACAGCCGGCAGGCagaagagcagaggagcagagtacagcagagactccggtcctggagaccacagctacggtctcccccgcgtactactaccgcggccaacactgtttaacagatgggcttcactagatataactttgcggttttggtgcttccatgtagtttgtgtgggaatcttgtctgaacagcgcagccacacgcgagtgcatATATGCgggcacgcatgggacaccgacccgggtgatttatacgtgtaagaagttacaaacagtccctttaaattcatattttttaaaagtaaaaaatgtgacatttttaatCAACACATTTAAGTATAATGATGTCTGATAGGGAAGTTGCTccacattacatttattcaaaCATTAGTGTTTATTTCATGTACAGACACAGTGATGATGGACCTGTATGAGTCGGCCTGATGGGaataatgagtgtgtgtgtgtgtgtgtgtgtgtgtgtgcgcgtgtgtgcgtgtgtgtgtgtgtgtgaaatggtaAACCGACTTTATCAGTTCAGTTTCTGTTTTCAGCTGTAACAGGAGTTACAGTCCAACTGGACTTTACTGTGTCTGTACTGTGTCTTTACTGTCAGCGTTATAACAGTTTCAGGGTTCCCCTCTACTGTCAGCGGTATAACAGTTTCAGGGTTCCCCTCTACTGTCAGCGGTATAACAGTTTCAGGGTTCCCCTCTACTGTCAGCGGTATAACAGTTTCAGGGTTCCCTTCTGGGCTCCTGTAGGTTTCACTTTCCTTTCTCAAACTCTTGTTTTTGAGGAAGTTGTTATTGGTACACAACAGATACAGTTACTGATATGCAGGTACTTAGTACAttaactcaagtactgtactgaagtacatATTGAGGTACTTGTAATTTAATGGACTATTTAGATGTTCAGCTCTTTTCTACTTCTTCTCCTATAGTAgactactttaactacatttagatgatatactgacatacttttacttcactaAGGTTTTAGAATGCAGTACTAGTATTTTGTACacagtgtgtattagtacttttattgttattactgttttcttttgttgtttctgatgtctttgttctgtgtgatgtcacatcttttggaaaatcaataaaaagtgaattacaaaaaaaaacaaaaaaacgataTTGATAATAAAAGAAGGTCAGAAAGGACACAAAGTCTCCTAATAAAACCATGTTGTCTCTGcgggttttttttattcttctctgAGCTCAAAAATGTCATCATGTAATATCACCTTTATATCCATATTCATATACTTGTATAAATGTGTAAAACCCTGCAGCAGTCTTGTGGAGACCTGCTGAGAATCACAAGGTGTGATGTctggaaaatgaaacttaaGGAAGCTGAGACGGAGCAGCGGACTATAAGAGCGTCTGTGAGCGGCTCCTTGGCACAATGTGACCGAGGATGGGAGTCCAAAGCCTGACCTCTCTGCTGAAGAACCACCCAAATATCTACGAGTACGTCCCGTTCAGCGGGAGCAAGCTGGTGGTCGACGGCTGTAACCTCCTCTACCTGCTCTACTTCAGCTCAGGTACGACCACCaggtactactacagtactgtaACCTCCACTACCTGTCCTACTTCCACTCAGGGACGACCAGgaccaatttattattattaatttattatttattatttattatgtattattattactctagTACTACTAGTAAAGTAGGGTCAGACCCGGGAGCAATGCATTAGCTCAGGTGTTAGAACAGGTGGGGGGTTACACCTCTggaggattacagagagaggagatgatagtgACATCATCAAGGTGAGTAAAAAcctaaaatgtcacagaatgatgcatgtttttgagatacagtgtaaatatagtacaaacagcatttttagctttataaaatgttaactatgttgtatgtatggactgtaatgtatgcaaacacatacagatttacagtatctattcatcaacatgaaccTTTTTACCTCTGTCTATCTGCTTACCCATTTAACATATATTGGACTACATTGTGTTATCTAATATGATCACATAGGCTACAGTACATTTACAAAAGGATTAGAAacttctgaagactgaaatgtatattacactcactccaccatcccagCAAAGATTTCCTACATATAGTAGATCTACTAAAGTTGTTCAGCTGGACATGTGGCAACTGTTGGATAATGGAAGAACTTgtccaaacataataaaattagtttatatttcatttagtttgctaattgcttgataatgtaatgaactAGGACTGAGTTTGTTACTTTATAAAAGAGAGAACAGGCGACAGATGGATCTGTTTGCAGGtttattttaaagataaaaagttaaaaaggtAAAATAGAAGATGTGCAAACACGCTTTATAAACAGATGCGcgcacagctggcggtaccgcgaggtggtcggcttattattaacgcggtgtgtgtctgtgtaacgtatcggcggatgtctctctcattcagcagccttgttatgttcgtTTCACTACGTTGTCCATCACCGTCCCGTCATCTACCTATGTTTTCTTCCTCACCGCGGACGGTCAGGACTAGAgctcgatgtctcgccacatATCCGTGTTGATCGTCTATCGTTCACCTCCAGTGTATCTGAAATCATTCCTGCTGCCATCCCGCTGTTTGTTTATGAGCCACGGAGACCTGTGACAGTTACATCACGGACTGAGCGTCCTCATTTGCAACCGAACAGGTTTGTCCCGCCCCGGTTGTTAGTGACTCTCCTCTCGACCTGGTCGCAAAGGCGAGTCAATCAAcgcgggttaaccctttcatacacacaaccaaccctggttcaaccctggttgagtcctcagtgtgaaaggggtagtactactagtaaaGTACTGTAACCTCCTCTACATGCTCTACTACCACTCAGGTACGACCAGGTAGGCTActctagtactactagtactactacagtacagtactctctagtactactacagtactgtaACCTCCTCTACCTGCTCTACTACCACTCAGGTACGACCAttactctactactactacagtacagtacccTCTAGTACTACTAGAGTACAGTTCGGGTGTAACCTCCTCTACCTGCTCTGCTTCCACTCAGGTACTCTGACTGCAGTACTGAACGCAAGTACTACTTTGATACTGTACTCTACTAGAGTAGAGTACTACACTAGATGCAGTGTAGGTGAGGAAAtatactttactgtatattttgatTATCAGATACTTGTTAAGGCTGCTGTCAGATGGAAACCTCTTATCTCCataaagtcaaactttattgtttttttatgtaacctTTATTAAACCAGGTAGTTCCTTCAGATTAAATCTTTACTTAAAACTCACCAGTACAAACCATCAGATACCATCTCTTACAACCACACAGGGACATacctgttaacaggttagagcagccaaaCCGCATCTCAGCTGGTGTGAATGCCCAACGCCtgtatcacgcagccaccacgccaagTGTCCCAAGGCTATTTATCTATTTCTTCATCTGGATGACGTCATTCATTTATGAGTTTTTATGAGGCAATTTCAAGCCAGGTCACTTTAGCAGCACAATgatcacattattacacattattAAGTGATTATAAAGTTATTAACACAACTCCTTTAATCCATCACCATGCATCCTATTTTATAAGATGAGAATCAAAGTATCTTTAAAATCTCATATTTCATTGGATAAAAactaactaagtacatttactcaagtactgtatttttactttacttgataAAACTTGTTAAAACAAGGTAACCATAGGTCACTATAGTTACCTTGCTACCTAGTTAGTTACCTATAGTTACCTTGTTACCTGGTTACCTAGTTAGCTTTAGTTACCTAGTTAGTCATCTATAGTTACCTAGTTAGTAAGTTAGCTTTAGTTAACTATAGTTAACTAAAGCTAACTAACTAGGTAAGGTCCTTTGTTTCATCCtaggggcagctgtggctcaaggggcggctgtggctcagagggtagagcactAGAAATGCActataaatacaagtccatttacctTTTACCATCCTTTGGTTGATCCTTTGTTTCATCCTTTGGTTGATCCTTTGGTTGATCCTTTGTTTTATCCTTTGGTTGATCCTTGATTTCATCCTTTGGTTGATCCTTTGTTTCATCCTTTGATTGATCCTTTGATTGATCCTTTGGTTGATCCTTTGGTCAGGTCTGGACCAGAACCACGGTGGGGAGTATGCTGCGTTTGAGGTCCAGATTGAGAAGTTCATCAAAGCCCTCAGAGACTGCGGGATCGAGCCGCACGTGGTGCTGGACGGATGCTCGGACTACACCGACAAGAAGCTCCAGACCTTGAAGCTAAAAGCCTTAAGTCGTATCAAGAAGGCCCATCAAGCGGCGGAGGGCAACAGCCAGGAGGGCATCCTGCCACAGCTGGTCAAGCTGGTGTTCAAACAGACGCTGGCCCGGCTGGAGGTACCAGTGGCTCGGTGCTACTGGGAGGCTGACCAGGAGATTGCTGCCCTGGCCAGGGAGTGGCGGTGCCCGGTGCTTTCCGATGACAGCGACTTCTACATCTTCGACCTCCCAGCGGGGCTGCTGCCCCTCTCGGACTTCAAGTGGAACGCGGTGAAGCAGAGCGGCTCGCAGAGCTACATCCCCTGTAAGAGCTACAACACCTCCAGCTTCTGCAACTTCTTCAGCATCAAGCACCAGCTCCTGCCCGCCTTCGCTGCCTTGGCTGGGAATGACTACGTGAATCTGCAGAAGATGAAGTCGCGCATCAACTGGGCTCAGTTTGCCCCGGAAGGCGAAGGTGTTGGGTCAACAGGCCGGCTGGAGGGGCTGCTCTGCTGGCTGAAGGCCTTCGAGCAGCCTCAGGAGGCCTTGGAGGCGGCGCTGGGGCTGATGGGAGATCTGAGCAGTGAGACGAAGGAGGAGGTACGGCAGGGCCTGCATCTGGGAATGAAGGAGTACCAGCTCCCTCCCAGCTCCCTGGAGAGGTTCTTCATCCACGGGGAGGCACCTCCTCTCCCAGCAGTGGAACAAGTAATACAGTCCTTTACTGTAAATGTTGTTATGGaagacctgtctgtctgtctgtctgtcaactAACCTTCTGCTAACCTCAGCCATGAACCAttggctgctgttagcagaaggttaaattattagcaaccctttctctccatctctgaaacgcttctccgatattgtacgactctctttttgactgactttactgaaggatagttaactatagacatccaaagatttatacgccttcctacactgtgacaagagtgtgtggatgaagtaGTCTCCAGCGGTGTAGGGTTCAGCTAATCTGGTCTcattggttaatgttaactttctcaactaacactcgtgatcctggagagtgaaTGACAGaacatattgagagaaactagtattttcttcagccattgttaaaaaaaaacaagccaacaatagTTGCCAGCCAGCTTTAACTAACGTCTTCAGataattattctgcctccacttaacgctcgGCCCACTAATCACCtcatcatggttactaacagaggGGGGTCTATAGTACTGAAGTACACTTGTAATAAGTACACTGTGTCCTGTCCTCCTGAAGGTGGCAGATCTGGTTCCAGACTGGATCCGGCTGCCGCTGACCCAGGCCCGGCTGACTGATGACATCCTGgacgtgctgctgctgcggagGATGACCCTCAGCTACCCCGTGGATCACGCCGACATGCCCAGCGCTCACCTGACCTCCAGGCCGCTCCGCCAGGTGATGTACGGGCTGCTGCTGGGCGACGGGCCAGAGGTGGAGGAGCGAGACAGAGACGGCCTCGAGCTGAGGTTCATCCCAGTCCGACCTGCAATCACCGACGCCACTCAGCAGCTGACACTCAGCTCACTGGATCAGGTGAAGATTAGCCGGCGCCATTTTCAAAAACACTAACAATTTCCCTTTCAGAAATGTCAGGAAGTAAACAACGCTCAAT is a window of Sebastes umbrosus isolate fSebUmb1 chromosome 11, fSebUmb1.pri, whole genome shotgun sequence DNA encoding:
- the LOC119496556 gene encoding protein asteroid homolog 1-like, which translates into the protein MGVQSLTSLLKNHPNIYEYVPFSGSKLVVDGCNLLYLLYFSSGLDQNHGGEYAAFEVQIEKFIKALRDCGIEPHVVLDGCSDYTDKKLQTLKLKALSRIKKAHQAAEGNSQEGILPQLVKLVFKQTLARLEVPVARCYWEADQEIAALAREWRCPVLSDDSDFYIFDLPAGLLPLSDFKWNAVKQSGSQSYIPCKSYNTSSFCNFFSIKHQLLPAFAALAGNDYVNLQKMKSRINWAQFAPEGEGVGSTGRLEGLLCWLKAFEQPQEALEAALGLMGDLSSETKEEVRQGLHLGMKEYQLPPSSLERFFIHGEAPPLPAVEQVADLVPDWIRLPLTQARLTDDILDVLLLRRMTLSYPVDHADMPSAHLTSRPLRQVMYGLLLGDGPEVEERDRDGLELRFIPVRPAITDATQQLTLSSLDQAEPSQRLLVLLGALGVTEDTLRCLPSQLRLPVAATCYWLQRAQPPPDQEVVNALLLGLSTGDALRHIAALQIQRTRQKLDAVVNHAINQWQSCLKVSVQLNQLLGLPLPEPHIARLYEGTLVHQLILMMRSGGKLRPFVKTDRSGVKQYQTMQAVVHQFHTREAPAPSETQEGAAAPQRNPLDVLTATLQLFLPDEDEDWEASSSVRVEEDLDLNHLV